From the Amycolatopsis thermoflava N1165 genome, one window contains:
- a CDS encoding MFS transporter, with translation MRTDSRRWWALGFLALAQFMVIMDTSIIGVALPKMQSDLGFTPDGLSWVFNAYVVAFGGLLLLGGRLSDLLGARRMFTTGWVVTLAGSMVAALAGTAAIELTGRVLQGAGAALIAPSALTLLMVLFGERPKELTKALALYGAAAPAGGTAGVFLGGVITEWLSWPWIFWLYVPISLIAIAATPALMPVTPARRGAVDVAGAVAVTAGLALTVFAIVRAPEQGWGSAATLGALAGGIVLLAIFLVIQRSRRVPLVRLGIFRTPNLGAANLAQLLLGAAWIPMWYFLNLYLQQVLGYGAFAGGAALLPMTLLIVILMVGVAPRLIARFGSKTLIVAGLWALAAGLVWLSFVRPTGSFVVDVLPASLVAALGQALAFIPSLGMAISSAKPEEGGLASGIVNTAYQIGSALGLAAMTAVGLSFGAGELGDATALTDGFSAAFLGAAAIALVGGFLGLATIRTARAETAPKQEVTSL, from the coding sequence ATGAGAACCGACTCCCGCCGCTGGTGGGCCCTGGGGTTCCTCGCGCTCGCCCAGTTCATGGTCATCATGGACACCTCGATCATCGGGGTCGCGCTGCCGAAGATGCAGTCCGATCTCGGCTTCACCCCGGACGGCCTGTCCTGGGTGTTCAACGCCTACGTGGTCGCCTTCGGCGGGCTGCTGCTGCTCGGCGGCCGCCTGTCGGACCTGCTCGGCGCCCGGCGGATGTTCACCACGGGCTGGGTGGTCACCCTCGCCGGTTCGATGGTGGCCGCCCTCGCCGGCACCGCCGCGATCGAGCTGACCGGCCGGGTCCTGCAGGGCGCCGGGGCGGCGTTGATCGCGCCGTCGGCCCTGACGCTGTTGATGGTGCTCTTCGGTGAGCGCCCGAAGGAGCTGACGAAGGCGCTCGCGCTCTACGGGGCGGCCGCGCCGGCCGGCGGCACCGCGGGTGTCTTCCTCGGCGGCGTGATCACCGAATGGCTGTCCTGGCCGTGGATCTTCTGGCTCTACGTGCCGATCTCGCTGATCGCGATCGCGGCCACGCCCGCCCTCATGCCGGTCACGCCCGCACGCCGCGGCGCTGTCGACGTGGCGGGCGCGGTGGCCGTCACCGCGGGCCTCGCGCTCACCGTGTTCGCCATCGTGCGCGCTCCCGAGCAGGGCTGGGGATCGGCGGCGACGCTGGGCGCACTGGCCGGCGGGATCGTGCTGCTGGCGATCTTCCTGGTTATCCAGCGGTCCCGCCGGGTGCCGCTGGTGCGCCTGGGCATCTTCCGCACGCCGAACCTGGGTGCGGCGAACCTGGCCCAGCTGCTGCTGGGCGCCGCGTGGATCCCGATGTGGTACTTCCTCAACCTGTACCTGCAGCAGGTCCTGGGTTACGGCGCGTTCGCCGGTGGCGCGGCGCTGCTCCCGATGACGCTGCTGATCGTGATCCTGATGGTCGGCGTGGCGCCGCGCCTGATCGCCCGCTTCGGATCGAAGACCCTGATCGTGGCGGGACTGTGGGCACTGGCGGCGGGCCTGGTGTGGTTGTCGTTCGTCCGGCCGACCGGCTCGTTCGTGGTCGATGTCCTGCCGGCATCCCTCGTCGCCGCCCTTGGTCAGGCGCTGGCGTTCATCCCGTCGCTGGGCATGGCGATCTCCAGCGCGAAGCCGGAGGAGGGCGGGCTCGCGTCCGGGATCGTGAACACCGCCTATCAGATCGGCTCGGCGCTCGGCCTGGCCGCGATGACCGCGGTCGGCCTCTCCTTCGGGGCCGGTGAGCTCGGCGACGCGACCGCCCTCACCGACGGCTTCTCCGCCGCCTTCCTCGGCGCGGCCGCGATCGCCCTCGTCGGCGGGTTCCTCGGGCTGGCCACGATCCGCACCGCCCGGGCCGAGACCGCGCCGAAGCAGGAGGTGACGAGCCTCTGA
- a CDS encoding HD domain-containing protein, with protein MRLTDVSLPDSPVCLNAIDVAKTYHSPALLNHSFRAYVWAAAYGTAHDVAFDAELLFVAALLHDVGLVAEFDSHTVPFEVAGGHVAWVFAAGAGWPRPRRERLSEVIVRHMWHEVDQDEDPEGFLLARSTGVDITGRHLDDFPDAFQAEVMGRYPRLTLAEEFVRCFQDQAKRKPDSSAAAAIGNDLATRIGRNPLEQAR; from the coding sequence ATGCGGCTCACCGACGTCTCCCTTCCGGACAGTCCCGTCTGTCTCAACGCCATCGACGTGGCGAAGACCTACCACTCGCCTGCCCTGCTGAACCACTCGTTCCGCGCGTACGTGTGGGCGGCGGCCTACGGGACCGCGCACGACGTGGCCTTCGATGCCGAGTTGCTGTTCGTCGCGGCGTTGCTGCACGACGTCGGGCTGGTCGCGGAGTTCGACAGCCACACGGTGCCCTTCGAGGTCGCCGGTGGTCACGTGGCGTGGGTGTTCGCCGCGGGGGCCGGGTGGCCTCGGCCGCGGCGCGAGCGCCTGTCGGAGGTGATCGTCCGGCACATGTGGCACGAGGTGGACCAGGACGAGGACCCGGAGGGCTTCCTCCTGGCCCGCTCCACCGGGGTCGACATCACCGGCCGTCACCTCGACGACTTCCCCGACGCGTTCCAGGCCGAAGTGATGGGCCGCTATCCCCGGCTGACCCTGGCCGAGGAGTTCGTGCGGTGCTTCCAGGACCAGGCCAAGCGCAAGCCGGACAGCTCCGCTGCCGCCGCGATCGGCAACGACCTCGCCACCCGCATCGGCCGGAACCCACTGGAACAAGCCCGCTAG
- a CDS encoding VanW family protein, translating into MVPSTPEPTEYLPRVGEVAPKPWWRRPPTIAAAAVLFVLAVLYVLDLALSSGDVPRGTTVAGVAIGGMSKSTAEQTLRDELTPRLGRPVQVLAGDREIPFVPAEAGVRVDAGATVAAAGAQPLNPWTRLMSLFRDREIAVVARADPGALTATLDELRAAVDRPVVEGGIRFDGTTPVALDPQAGQALDAVRAEEVLLTGWATAERVPAPVLPRPPKTTPDGVRAALDEIARPAVAAPATVRGDGRDATLEPAQIAAALTFQPGDNGTLVPRLDRAKLGPLADQLAPTEKPGQDARMRFDNDRPAVVPAVDGRAVDWDQTLSGLLEEIRPGRDRTADARYAAVPARITTDRAGQLGITEVIGEFTTGNFAPDSGMNIRVVAEKVSGAIVLPGETFSLNGYTGPREAAQGYVEAGVIEEGVPEREVGGGISQFATTLYNAAYFAGMTDVEHKEHSYYISRYPAGRDATVFQNPDGSSVIDLKFANEFPTGVAIQTIWTPKSITVRLWGTRHVTVESVPGPRGDYVDPHTVTKPAGSTCQPARGKPGFRTSDTRIVRDLSGREISRMTRTVRYDPEPTVRCAG; encoded by the coding sequence ACTCGCTGTGCTGTACGTGCTCGACCTGGCGCTGAGCTCCGGTGACGTCCCGCGTGGCACGACCGTGGCGGGTGTGGCGATCGGCGGCATGAGCAAGTCCACGGCGGAGCAGACGCTGCGGGACGAGCTGACGCCCCGGCTCGGCCGTCCGGTTCAGGTGCTCGCCGGTGACCGGGAGATCCCGTTCGTCCCCGCGGAGGCCGGGGTGCGGGTCGATGCCGGGGCGACTGTGGCCGCGGCGGGTGCCCAGCCGCTGAACCCGTGGACCCGGTTGATGTCGCTGTTCCGCGACCGCGAGATCGCCGTGGTGGCCCGGGCGGACCCGGGCGCCCTGACCGCCACCCTCGACGAGCTGCGGGCGGCGGTCGACCGGCCGGTGGTGGAGGGCGGCATCCGGTTCGACGGGACCACCCCCGTCGCCCTCGATCCGCAGGCCGGCCAGGCGCTCGACGCCGTCCGGGCCGAGGAGGTGCTGCTCACCGGCTGGGCGACCGCGGAGCGCGTGCCGGCTCCGGTGCTCCCCCGTCCGCCGAAGACCACACCGGACGGAGTGCGCGCGGCGCTCGACGAGATCGCGCGGCCCGCTGTCGCCGCGCCGGCAACGGTTCGCGGCGACGGCCGGGACGCCACTCTGGAGCCCGCGCAGATCGCCGCCGCGCTGACGTTCCAGCCCGGCGACAACGGCACGCTCGTCCCACGGCTCGACCGCGCGAAGCTCGGCCCGCTGGCCGATCAGCTCGCGCCGACGGAGAAGCCGGGGCAGGACGCGCGGATGCGGTTCGACAACGACCGGCCCGCGGTCGTACCGGCGGTCGACGGCCGCGCGGTCGACTGGGACCAGACCCTGAGCGGGTTGCTGGAGGAGATCCGGCCGGGCCGCGACCGGACCGCCGACGCCCGGTACGCGGCCGTGCCGGCGAGGATCACCACCGACCGGGCCGGGCAGCTCGGGATCACCGAGGTGATCGGCGAGTTCACCACCGGCAACTTCGCACCCGACTCCGGGATGAACATCCGGGTGGTCGCCGAGAAGGTGTCCGGCGCGATCGTGCTGCCCGGGGAAACGTTCAGCCTCAACGGGTACACCGGCCCGCGGGAGGCCGCGCAGGGGTACGTGGAGGCCGGCGTGATCGAGGAGGGCGTGCCGGAGCGCGAGGTGGGTGGCGGGATCTCGCAGTTCGCCACCACCCTCTACAACGCCGCCTACTTCGCCGGGATGACCGACGTCGAGCACAAGGAACACAGCTACTACATCAGCCGCTACCCAGCCGGCCGCGACGCGACGGTCTTCCAGAACCCGGACGGCAGCAGCGTCATCGACCTGAAGTTCGCCAACGAGTTCCCCACCGGGGTCGCGATCCAGACGATCTGGACGCCGAAGTCCATCACCGTGCGGTTGTGGGGCACGAGGCACGTCACGGTCGAGTCGGTGCCCGGCCCGCGCGGCGACTACGTCGACCCGCACACGGTCACGAAACCGGCGGGAAGCACGTGCCAGCCGGCCCGCGGCAAGCCGGGGTTCCGCACCTCGGACACGCGGATCGTCCGCGACCTGAGCGGACGGGAGATCAGCCGCATGACGCGGACCGTGCGGTACGACCCTGAGCCCACGGTGCGCTGCGCCGGCTGA